ACTTTGATTTTGATATTAAACTTTATAAAGCCTCAAGTTTTGAAAGTTACAGAAAAATCGTCAAGGATTTTCAACCAGAAGTAATCGTTAATTTTCTAAGGGGTGAAGATCAAAACGGTTATCAAATTCATCAAGACGTAATCAAATATTCAGCATCAGTAAATGCTCATTACATATATGCTTCATCTGCTTTAGCTTTGGATGGCTACTCAAATATAGATCTAACAGAATCAATTTTGGCTAATGGGGTTAGCGAATATGGTATTTTTAAGACAAAGTGTGAAAAATTATTGTATGAATCCAATATTATGTGGACAATTTTACGATTTTCTTCATTACAAGGTTTTTGTAATCACAAATTTACCAGGAATGAAAATCTTTTAAGCAAACTTAAAAATAACGAAACTATTACAGTAGATACAGGAGTATTTCAAAATAGAATGATTGCAGATAAAATGATTTCTGGTGTAGTAAAGATAATTCAACAAAAAGTTGAAGGAATTATTCATTTTGGAACTACTGACTCTTCTGACGAAATAGATTTTTTAAGAAAACAAGCAAATATTTTTGGATATTCTAACGACCTTATTAAAGCAAGCAATATCAATAGAAAAGTTAATCTTAATTGCATCCCGGAAAAAATTATCCAATTATTTGGAGATGAATTCAGTGTTTCAGAGCAAGATACTTTAAATAAACTCTTAGAAATTAAAGAGTTTCAAAAATACAAAAAAAATGAGTTTTAAAATAGGTAATCACAATATAGGTATCAATCATCCTGTATATTTTATTGCAGATATTGCCTCAAATCACGGTGGTGATTTAGGTAAGGCAAAAGAATTAATTTATGCTAGTGCAGAATCAAGGGTTGACGCTATAAAAATGCAAAATTTTTCGGCACAAACCATAGTTTCCGATTATGGTTTTAAAAACCTAACTAATGTAAATACGCACCAAAGTAAATGGAAAACATCCGTTTTTGATTCTTATAAAGCTGCTTCAATTCCTTTCGAATGGACTCTAGAGCTTAAAGAATTAACAGAGAAATTAGGAATGGATTATTTTACATCTCCTTATTCTATGGAACTGGTTAAACTAGTAGAACCACATGTTTCAGCATTTAAGTTGGGTTCAGGTGATATTACTTGGCATGAAATCATTAAACTTATGGCTTCCTTAGAGAAGCCTTTGTTAATTGCAACTGGAGCAAGTACTTTAGAAGAAATTAAAAATTCAGTAGAAGTTGCCCTTTCTAAAACTCAGGATATAATTTTAATGCAATGCAATACGAATTATACAGCCAGACATGGTGAAGATAGTAGTGTAACACGCGAGCGTTTTTCAAATTTAAACCTTAGTGTTTTAAAAGCTTACAGTGAACTTTGGCCACAATTGCCATTAGGCTTGTCCGATCATACCCATGGAAGTTTAAGTGTTTTAGCAGCAGTTGGGTTATACAATTGTAGTGTTGTTGAAAAACATTTAACTTTTGACAGCTCGTTGGAAGGACAAGATCATCCTTTTTCAATGATGCCAAAAGAATGGTTAAAAATGGTTGAAGAAACAGAACAACTAAAGGCTAAATTAAAGGGAGTTAATTCATTTGAAGAAAGATTAAAAATAACGAGCCAAAATGTTGACAATACTGAATTCTTAAACCTATCCATTGGTAACGGAATTAAGAAAGTAGAAGACAATGAAAAAAATACAGTTATAGTGCAACGTAGAGCCATTCGAACAAGCAAAAACTTAGCAGTTGGCGATACAATAAGAGAAGAAGACTTAGTAGTTCTAAGACCTTGTCCAGTTGATGCTTTGCCTCCTTATAAAATGCAAGAAATAATAGGAAAAAAATTAACGAGAGCCATTGTTGAAGGAGATTATATTAAAGCTGTAGATATTAATTAAATGCTGTTATGATTTATAAAAACCCTTACATATTAAATTCAGATGAATATTACATTTGGGAAATCCTAATTCGAAATGATTTTGAAGCATTTTGTAAAATGGATTGGGAAATGATTCATAACGATTTTATAAAAGAAGGTTTTTTTGGTATTGATGGCAAATTATCAGCAAACAAATTAGATTGGTGTTTAACCTATGATTCGTTAGAAGCCTATAAAAACGATTGGATTAACCAAAGCAAAGAGTTTAATAAAAAAACCTTTGTAAGCAATCCGTTAGACGTTTTATATGCAACAACCAAATTGAGCAAAATAGAAATAGAAGCAAACATAGCACTAGTCCACAAAGTGTTTAATGGAGTATTTGAAGTTGCAAATGAAGAACCCATAAAACTAAACTGGATAAGTTTATTTATCTTACGTAAAGTGGAAGGAAATTGGAAAATAGCTAATTTTACAGGCTATCTTCCTAAATAATTTAAAAATGACAAGAAAATTAATTTTTAGAGCAGAAGTTAGCCAAACTATTGGTAGAGGTCATTTGTCAAGATGTCTCGCTATTGCAGATATGCTAAAAAACAGCTTTGACATTTCATTCGTTTTTTCACGTAGTGAAGAAGATTTTGCTTCAAAATTAATAAAAAACTATGCTTATTTTCTAATTGATAACGATACTGATTTACTTGATATTCTTAAAAAAGAAGACATCTTTTGGATAGATGGTTATCATTTTAGTGAAGAATGGAAAAAAGAAATACATAAACTTGTTGGAGAATTTATTGAAACAAATGACATACCATATGCAGCTGAAAATGTAGATGTAATTTTCAACCAAACACCAGGTTTAGAAAAAACACAATTTAAGGACACAAAAGCAGCTTTATATTTAGGTTTAGATTATGCATTACTTAGACAAAGCTTTTTAGAATCAGCCAAAAAAACAGCAAAAAACGAATCAGGAAATGGAGTTTTTATATGTTTTGGTGGAGCTGATACCTTTAAACTAGGAGAAAAATTTGTAGAAGAATTAGTGCAACGTAATTTTAAAGATCCAATTTATTGGGTAACAAATGCAGCTGCATTAGTAGAACAAAAAAACAATTCAAAAAATGTAACCATACTTTCCAACCTAAATGAAAAGGAAATGATTCACTACATGTCAATCGCTAAAGTGTTATTAATTCCATCAAGTGTTTTGAGTTTTGAAGCAATGGCCATAAGAAAACCAATTTTTACATGTTATTTTGTGGATAATCAAAAATTAATTAACAAAGGATTATTAAAACAAGAATTAGCGAACGGAGTTGGCTATATCGAAACAAAAAAAGATGTAGAAATTACAACGAATTCCTTTTTAGAATTTTACGAAAATACCTCATTGCATCTACAACAAATTAGAAAACAAACCGAATCATTGGATGGAAATTCCACTAATAGAATAAAAGAAATAATATATTTATAAAAGTATAGATGAAATTAAAATTTAAAGATCGTATTAAAATTTATTTTTTACCTAATATTATTAGAGGATTAACTTTTTTTGGTTTTTCTTATGAATATTTAGGAAAATTGTCTTTTTTAACAAATAGTGTTTTACTAGACCAATCAACCAAATTATCAAAAATAACTATTAATAAAAATAATAACCCCAAAAATATATATGTTCTTTTAATGCTTTCAGGAAGCAAGTTTCATCTGTATGTAGAATCTTTAATCGCTCTTGGATTAAAAAGTAAAGGGCATAATGTAGTTTTTGTAATTGATGATAATTCATTACCAATACATGAATTAAAAAAAATTAATAATGAAGAAAATTGGGATTACTTAGCTGAAAGAGATTTTATCTTTGCATCAAGGTTTTTGGAAAGAATGAAACTTAATTTTGTAAAGATCTCTAGTTTTCTAGAATCTAAAAAAGATATTACATATTTGAATAAGTATGATAGTATTTTGGAAGCAACACTATTAAAACAATATAAAGTAGGGGTGATAGACGAAACTTTACCTAATTATAAAGAAAAAACAGAATTAATAAAAAAATCAATCTCCATAACACATTTTTTAGCAGAAGAAATTGCTGAAATAAAACCAGATATAGTTATAATGAGTCATGGAATCTATAGTACTTGGGGACCACTTTTTAATGTCCTGAATGAATATGATTTACCAATACTTGTTCATGGAAGAGGTAAAAAGAGACACTCTCAAGTATTCAATTGGAATAAAACAGGTGATTCTTGGGATGTTTCTGATGAATGGGAAAAAGTTAAAAACAATGATTTAACAGAAAAAGAGTTAAAAGAAATAAATGCATATTTAGAATCTAGAATATCTCATAAAGATGATGTTTTTGTCTATAATTTTGGTAAACAAACAAATAAAAAAGAGACTATAAAATTTTTAGGTTTAGAAGATGATAAACCAATTTATACGCTTTTTACTAATGTTTTATGGGATGCAGCTAGTGCACAAAGAGAAATAGCATTTAACAATCCTGTAGAATGGGTGATAGAAACAATAGAATGGTTTAACAAACATCCAGAAAAACAATTAATTGTAAAAATACACCCAGCAGAGGTTGTTATAGGTACTAATATGCCTTTTTATGATATCATTGTAAAAAGAGTTGAGCTTAATAAAAACATAAGAGTTATTAAACCACAAGAGAAAGTTAATAGCTGGAGTATTTATGATATCAGCAACTTGGGTATTGTTCACACAACTACGGCAGGTATGGAAATGCCTTTAGTCAATAAGCCCTGTATAGTAGTTTCTAAGACGCATTATAGGTCTAAGGGTTTTACTATTGATGTGAACTCTAAAGAAGACTACTTTAAAACTTTAAATAGTTTTAACATAGATAATTATGATTTAGAAAAAAACAAAAAAGAAGCCATAAAATATGCTTACCTGTTATTTATAAGATATCAAGTTCCTTTTAACTTTTTCTTTGAAGAGGTTTCTACGGATATAAAAGGATTTAGACACACAGACTTAAACTTATATTTACTTGATAAAAATTATAACAAAATTTTAGAAAGTATATTAAATAAAAAACCAATTTTTAACGGTTAACAAATGAAAAAGAAAAAGATTTTGCTTTGGGGTTATATAGGGAGAAAAAATTTTGGTGATGACTTATTATTTGAAATAGCTTTAAAAAACCTTGAACATTTAGAAAATAAAGAAATTTTTGTTTTATTACCAAAAGAAATAGAAGCAAATTATCTTTCAAAAATTAACTCTGAATTAAATATAATAAAATATAATAAATCAATAGCAATTTTTGAATTTTTAAAATATCACAAAGTTTATTATATAGGAGGAGGTGTTTTTTTTGATTATAAAAAAAATATAGGTCTTGTTAATTTTTTTAAACGAAGATTTAGCAATTTCTTAAGATTTAATATTTCAAGATATTTTGGTACTGAATTTGCTGGAGTTGGGTTAGGCATTGGTCCATATTATTCTAAAAAGACTAAATCTATAAGTGCAAATATTTTAAAGAATTTTAGTTTAATTGGAGTAAGAGATGCTGAGTCATTAAAATATGCAAAAGAATTCAGGTTAAAAAATGTTTTTTTGGCAAATGATTTAAGTTTATTATTACATAAAGACTTGTTAAAGCTAAAAAAAACAGCAATTAAAATTGATAATAAAATATTGATATGCCCAAGAACTTACCCACATAAAAAAGATTTTGAAAAACATTTAGATATATTAAAAGAATTAACAGTTTATCTACAAAAAAAACTATATAATGTTGAATGGATTTTTCTACAGGAAGAAAATGAACTTTTAATTAAAGAACTAGAGGGGTTAAAAATTAAAACTAGAGTTTGGAATCCTGATGAAATGAAGCTTAGTGATTTTATGTCACATTTTGCATCAGCATCATTAGTGTTTACGAGTAGGATGCATGCAGTTTATATATCTAATATGCTAAAAACAAAAACAGTAGCCATTGATGTGCATCCAAAATTAGTTCACTCAAGTAAATTGTTTTATAGAAATCCTATTATTGTCAATCCTTTATCTGAATTGAAAATATATAAAGAAGCTATGAGGTCTGATAACCAGTATGATAACGAAGAGTTTATAAAAGATTATAAAAAAGTAGATGAAGTTAATTTTAAAATAATTAAATGGTTAAATGTTAAATGAAAACCATACTAAAACTTTTCTCACTAAAATTAGTTACTAGTATTTTAGGTGTTTTTTATACTGTATTACAAGTTCGCTACTTTGGTGCATCAAGAATTATTGAGGTATATTTCGCTGCTCAAAGTTTAGTATATTTAGTAACTTCAATTGTACAAAGTGGTCAACTATCTGAAGTTTTTTTACCAGAATATCATAAACTAAATTCTATAACAAAAGGTCTTGGATTTAAAGGGTTAAATGTAGTAATCAATAGGATGTTAATATGGGGTACTCTAATAATTTTAGGTGTTTTTTTATTTGCAGATATTTTTATTAATATTTTAGTACCTGGGTTTAGCTCTGAGGATAAAGAACAAGCAACTCTTATTTTTAGAATCTTGTTACCCTATCTTTATTTTCAAATTGTAAATTCTTTTTTTATAACTGTATTAAATGCAGAAAAAAAATTTGGTAGGGCAGAAATATTGGGTGTTACAAATACAATTGTAAATATTTTGTGTTTACTATTATTATATGAAATTTTTGGAATTTGGGCTTTAGTAATTTCATTGCTTTTAGGTAAAATTATAGAGTTTTTCTTTTATATTAATCAACTTTATAAAATAGGTTATAAATATTCTTTTGATTTTAAAATAGATGAATTTAATCATTTGTCTTTTTTTAAAACTATGGGAAGTACAATATTATACGTAGGTTCTACACAAATTTATTCAATTGTTCTTACAGCTGGTATGTCTTTTTTACCAGAAGGTACATTGGCAGTTTTTAGATACGTACAAAATTTAGCTGTTAAAGTAAAAGGATTATTTATTCAACCATTTATTACCATATTTTTTACTCAATATTCAAACTTATTAAAAAAATCAAAAAGCGTAACTTCTGAGTTCAAAAAAAATATACATAGTATTTTAAATGTCAATAGTATTTTAATTATTGGTACAATTTTACTTGGTTATGAAATATTAGACTTTATTTGGGGTGGTGATAAATTTGACGAAGAGAATTTGAATTTAGCATATATCTTTTTATTATTTAATACATTAGGTATCGTTTTTAGCAGTATTGGCAGTATTTATAGAAAAATGGCAGTTTCACATCATAAAGCAAAAAAACTCTATTCTCTTTGGGTTATCTCACAGTTATTGTCAGCGTTGTTTAGTTATTTTCTTATAAAATATTTTAAAGTAAATGGTTTATACTATATTATACCTATAAATGCTTTATTGATGGGTGTTGCTTCTTACATAGTATATCTAACAACCAAAAAACCTTTAAAATTTAATTTTTTTAATAAAAAAACTTTTGTTTTGTTTTTGTTTATTTTAGTTGCTTGCTTATTACGTTTTTTCATTGGAAAATCAAAAATTAGTTTTCAAGAAATCTATACAATTTTAACTTTAACCTTAGCAACTTTAATCCTTTGTTCTCTTCCATTATATTTAACATATAAAATATTTAGAAATGAAAAAAATATTAATTGAAGTATATAATGCCTTCTATGGTTTTGTTGATTATTTCATTAGAGTTTTTCTAATGTATATTCCATTCCATTTTTTTAGAAGCGTCATTATAAAAACTAAATTTAAAGCTGTGGGAGAAAAAACTAATTTCTTAATGGGTTTAGAATTTAGAAACTCTAAAAATATAAGTATTGGAAATAATTGTGTTGTAAACAAAAATGTGCTGTTAGATGGTAGAGGAGGTAAATTAAGTATTGGCAACAATGTAGATATTGCTCAAGAAACCAATATTTGGACTCTTGAACATGACGTACACGATGATTATCATGTTGATACGGGTTCAGATGTTATTATAGAGGATTATGTTTGGATTGCCTCACGTTGTACAATACTTCCTGGTGTAAAAATAGGGAAAGGTGCAGTAATAGCCAGTAATAGTGTTGTGACAAAGGATGTGCCAGAAATGGCGATTTTTGGAGGTATACCAGCAAAACAAATTGGGATAAGAAAAAGTAACTTAAAATATAATTTGGATTATAAACCTTGGTTTAAATGATTACTAAAATAGCTTGTTTACCTGTTGCAGGAAATCAGAATCCTTATCAATATTTAATGATTAAAGGGCTTAATGAATCTAATATAATAAATGCTTTTAACGGTTTTGATGATCGTTTTTTTGGTATTGTTAAAACTTGGAAAAAATACAAACCTAATTATATTCATTTCGATTGGATTCATAGTTACTACGTAAGAAGACAATTATGGATGACCATATTGCTACTCCCTCTATTTATTTTTCAAGTTTTGTTTATCAGGTATTGTACTAAAACAAAAATTGTTTGGACATTGCATAATATTATGCCTCATAATACAAGCAGTTATAAATTGAATAAATTTGTAAGATCTTTTTTTGCAAGAAATTGTTATTGGATTAGAGTTTTTTCTTCTTCAACTGCATTAAAAGCTTCAAAATTATTTAATATTAAACAAGAAAAATTTAGAACTGTACCAGAGGGTGATTATGTTTCTATATATCCAAATAAAATATCAACAGGCGAGGCAAGAAATTATTTTAAGTTAAATAAAAAGGATAAAGTTTTTTTATATTTAGGTTTTATAAGACCTTATAAAGGTTTGGGCAAATTAATAGAAATATTTAATAATTTAGACATTCAAAACTCTAAGTTGATTATTGCAGGTTTAGCAAGAGATAAGGTTTATTTAGACGATTTAAAAAATAAAATAAAGCGGCTAGATAATAAAAAAATTATGCTTAAGAATGTTTTTATTCCTGAAAACGACCTGCAAATTTATTATAATGCTTCTGATGTTGTAATATTACCCTTTAGTAATGTTGAGAATTCAGGTTCAGTTATTATGGCCATGGGGTTTTCTAAACTGATTGTTGCACCTAGAATTGGAGTTTTAAATGAAAGGTTAAAAAATCAAAAAGAATATTTATATAAAGATTTGGCAACTACTATTAAAAAAGTTATAAGTATATCTAAAGATCAATTAAAAGAAATAGGAAAAAAAAATAAAGAAAGCTTACAAAAATACAAATGGTCTGATTTTCAAAAACAATTTTTAAATGATAAATAAGAATGCGTTTATAACTTCTACAATGTTTTCAAGATCAAATGGTCCTGCTAATTTCGCTATGAACTTATATTCAGATCAAACAACAAATTCTTGCTTGCATTTTTTTACACCTGACGCAATCAAGTCAGACCAACAACTCACAAAAGTAAACTTAAAATTTGCTTCAACATTTAAGGTATTAGCGATGATTCTGGCAGCTTTAGACTTTTATATTGTTTTAAGAAAAAACAATTTTACAACTGTTGTATGGAATTCTAGTATATTTCCTTGGCTCTCAATTTTTATGTTAAAAAAACAAAAACATATTGTTTTTGTAAATGATAGTTTAAGTATAGATGCAAAGTTTGAGTTTAATTATAGAGCTATAAGATTACTTATTTTTAAACAAATTGAAAAATATAACATTAAAAACTCCTATAAAGTAATTTCTAATTCAGAAATTATAAAAGAAAAAATAGTTAAAAAATACAACATTAATCCTAATAAAATAAACACATTGTTTAAGGGTATTAATTTAAATGATTTCAACACTTTAAAATCTAATTTTGAAATTGATACGAATAAAAATATTACAGTAACATTTGTAAAGTCAGATCCCGTTGTTGGTGGTTTAATGTTACTCTGCAAATCATTAGCACTACTGGAGTATAAATTTAATTTAAATGTTATAGGGCCAAGCTGTTTGAATGATCAATATAAAAATTTTACAAATATTCATATCAATCTTTTAGGTAAATTGAAGAAAGAAGATGTTTGCAAATATATGGTAGGTTCAGATTTTTTTATGGTTCCGTGTCTTAAAGAAGCTTTTGGACAAGCAAACATTGAGGCTTTATACCTACAAACACCAACGCTAATTTTACCTACAGAATATCAAAAAAAAATACATAAAAGTTCTTATTGTTACTTTACAACAGGCTATACTTCTGAAAAAATCTCGGAGTCGATTAATTATTTAATCAAACAACCCTCTAGTAAAAGAGAGAAAAAAGCTAAGCTAGCTCATCAAACTGTTTTAAAAAATTATTCATTTGATGCAACAAAACTAAAATTTATAGAAATTATTAATGATTGATTTAATTTTAAAAGATAAGACATATTCCAAAAATCAAAAGAATTTATTTTTAATTTTTTTAATTATTTGTTGGTTAAACTTTGGTAATTATTCTTGGCTTTATTATACATGGAATGGGGTACCTACTAGTAATCCTATATTTGCTGCTATAAGAAATTCACGCGTAATATTACCGATTATAATTTTTTTATATTTTTTTCAAATAAACGCATGGAAAAATAAAGTAACTAAAATAATTAAAGAGAATTTTTTTATATACCTTTTGATATTAGTTTATTTTTTCAATTTAATAATTAGTGAAGAATTTTTTTCTTCATTAGTCTACTCGATTTGGCTTTTGTTTTCTGTGCTTATCCTGCATTTAACTGTAAACGAGGTAAAAAAAGATATTCATCTTATAAAATTATTGAAGTATGGTTCTTTTATTACAATTATATTAGTGATTCCTTCTATACCTTATCTATTTGTTAATAATGAAGCTTCTTTTTTTTCTTCAAAAAATTACTATGCTTATCCTTTAGTTATATATATTATATGTGAATTTTATATATTTATTAAATCAAAAGTTATAAATTACAAGCTCTATAGATGGTTAATTATGGTGTTGCTTTTTACAGCAATATTAATGTCGGGTAGAAGAATGCCATTAGTTGCAGCATTATTGAGTTTATTATTTTATTTATACACAACAAATAAAATAACTTTTTTTATTATTGCAGCTCTTTCATTTTTATTAGTGCCATTTTTGTTAACTTCTAATATTTTCGGTTTCACTATAGAAGATTCATTAACCTATAAACGTATCAATAGGGTTTTTGAAAATGAAGATAATTTAGATTCATCGTATAATGAACGACAGTTTGTATGGGAATATTATATTAAATCTTACAAAGACTCTCCAATAATTGGAAATGGATATAATACAAGTTCGTCGAACCTTTCAAGATATTATTCTGGAGAGCTAGAAGAGCTTTCTTATCATAACAGTTACTTACAAATATTAGTCGAATCTGGTGCACTTGGGTTTTTATTTTTTTTATTTTATTTATTTCAAGTCTTTTTTAATTTTTTTAAAAACAAACAATATACTTTATTACCTATATTAATAACTGTTTTGATAATTAATTGGGTTGAATCAAATTTTTTACCGGGTCAAGTATTATTTGTTTTATCATTTAGTATTTTTGCTTTAATTCAAAAAAGACAATGAAAAAGATAGTAGTACTTTTGCCTTATGCCAACCCTCATGTTTTAGGCTGGATAAAAGAGCTCTTTAATGTTAATGTAGAGTTGAAAATTTACTGTATTAGAAGTGTTAAACATTATAGAACTGGATATTTTTCAAAAGTTGATGAATATGAATATGTTTATTACCTTTTTAAAAATAAAAACTTATACAGTCAATTTTTAAAAGATTTAAAAAATACAAATATTTATGTTACTTTAGGGATATTTGAAAAAGTTTTTTTGAGATCATTACTTAAATTTGATGGGAAATTATATATTTTAAGTGAACCGTTTAACCCTATAAGTTCAAAAAAAAATGTCCTATTTAGAAAGTTGATATCTTTTTATATACGAGTTACCATTAAAAACATAAATTTTTTATGCATTGGTGGTAAAGATGTGAAAAAATATTACTATTCTCTAGGGTTTAAAAAAAGTCAATATTACAATTTTGGATATTTTCCTAAAAATAAGGCTTTGAAAATTGTTACTAATAGCAGTACAATA
The DNA window shown above is from Polaribacter sp. Hel_I_88 and carries:
- a CDS encoding sugar nucleotide-binding protein, which encodes MRVLVLGSTSWLGSLLLNQLNNSIDSITLASTVYKNKLDFDFDIKLYKASSFESYRKIVKDFQPEVIVNFLRGEDQNGYQIHQDVIKYSASVNAHYIYASSALALDGYSNIDLTESILANGVSEYGIFKTKCEKLLYESNIMWTILRFSSLQGFCNHKFTRNENLLSKLKNNETITVDTGVFQNRMIADKMISGVVKIIQQKVEGIIHFGTTDSSDEIDFLRKQANIFGYSNDLIKASNINRKVNLNCIPEKIIQLFGDEFSVSEQDTLNKLLEIKEFQKYKKNEF
- a CDS encoding N-acetylneuraminate synthase family protein, with product MSFKIGNHNIGINHPVYFIADIASNHGGDLGKAKELIYASAESRVDAIKMQNFSAQTIVSDYGFKNLTNVNTHQSKWKTSVFDSYKAASIPFEWTLELKELTEKLGMDYFTSPYSMELVKLVEPHVSAFKLGSGDITWHEIIKLMASLEKPLLIATGASTLEEIKNSVEVALSKTQDIILMQCNTNYTARHGEDSSVTRERFSNLNLSVLKAYSELWPQLPLGLSDHTHGSLSVLAAVGLYNCSVVEKHLTFDSSLEGQDHPFSMMPKEWLKMVEETEQLKAKLKGVNSFEERLKITSQNVDNTEFLNLSIGNGIKKVEDNEKNTVIVQRRAIRTSKNLAVGDTIREEDLVVLRPCPVDALPPYKMQEIIGKKLTRAIVEGDYIKAVDIN
- a CDS encoding polysaccharide pyruvyl transferase family protein, with the protein product MKKKKILLWGYIGRKNFGDDLLFEIALKNLEHLENKEIFVLLPKEIEANYLSKINSELNIIKYNKSIAIFEFLKYHKVYYIGGGVFFDYKKNIGLVNFFKRRFSNFLRFNISRYFGTEFAGVGLGIGPYYSKKTKSISANILKNFSLIGVRDAESLKYAKEFRLKNVFLANDLSLLLHKDLLKLKKTAIKIDNKILICPRTYPHKKDFEKHLDILKELTVYLQKKLYNVEWIFLQEENELLIKELEGLKIKTRVWNPDEMKLSDFMSHFASASLVFTSRMHAVYISNMLKTKTVAIDVHPKLVHSSKLFYRNPIIVNPLSELKIYKEAMRSDNQYDNEEFIKDYKKVDEVNFKIIKWLNVK
- the murJ gene encoding murein biosynthesis integral membrane protein MurJ; the encoded protein is MKTILKLFSLKLVTSILGVFYTVLQVRYFGASRIIEVYFAAQSLVYLVTSIVQSGQLSEVFLPEYHKLNSITKGLGFKGLNVVINRMLIWGTLIILGVFLFADIFINILVPGFSSEDKEQATLIFRILLPYLYFQIVNSFFITVLNAEKKFGRAEILGVTNTIVNILCLLLLYEIFGIWALVISLLLGKIIEFFFYINQLYKIGYKYSFDFKIDEFNHLSFFKTMGSTILYVGSTQIYSIVLTAGMSFLPEGTLAVFRYVQNLAVKVKGLFIQPFITIFFTQYSNLLKKSKSVTSEFKKNIHSILNVNSILIIGTILLGYEILDFIWGGDKFDEENLNLAYIFLLFNTLGIVFSSIGSIYRKMAVSHHKAKKLYSLWVISQLLSALFSYFLIKYFKVNGLYYIIPINALLMGVASYIVYLTTKKPLKFNFFNKKTFVLFLFILVACLLRFFIGKSKISFQEIYTILTLTLATLILCSLPLYLTYKIFRNEKNIN
- a CDS encoding DapH/DapD/GlmU-related protein, coding for MGLEFRNSKNISIGNNCVVNKNVLLDGRGGKLSIGNNVDIAQETNIWTLEHDVHDDYHVDTGSDVIIEDYVWIASRCTILPGVKIGKGAVIASNSVVTKDVPEMAIFGGIPAKQIGIRKSNLKYNLDYKPWFK
- a CDS encoding glycosyltransferase family 4 protein — translated: MITKIACLPVAGNQNPYQYLMIKGLNESNIINAFNGFDDRFFGIVKTWKKYKPNYIHFDWIHSYYVRRQLWMTILLLPLFIFQVLFIRYCTKTKIVWTLHNIMPHNTSSYKLNKFVRSFFARNCYWIRVFSSSTALKASKLFNIKQEKFRTVPEGDYVSIYPNKISTGEARNYFKLNKKDKVFLYLGFIRPYKGLGKLIEIFNNLDIQNSKLIIAGLARDKVYLDDLKNKIKRLDNKKIMLKNVFIPENDLQIYYNASDVVILPFSNVENSGSVIMAMGFSKLIVAPRIGVLNERLKNQKEYLYKDLATTIKKVISISKDQLKEIGKKNKESLQKYKWSDFQKQFLNDK
- a CDS encoding glycosyltransferase codes for the protein MINKNAFITSTMFSRSNGPANFAMNLYSDQTTNSCLHFFTPDAIKSDQQLTKVNLKFASTFKVLAMILAALDFYIVLRKNNFTTVVWNSSIFPWLSIFMLKKQKHIVFVNDSLSIDAKFEFNYRAIRLLIFKQIEKYNIKNSYKVISNSEIIKEKIVKKYNINPNKINTLFKGINLNDFNTLKSNFEIDTNKNITVTFVKSDPVVGGLMLLCKSLALLEYKFNLNVIGPSCLNDQYKNFTNIHINLLGKLKKEDVCKYMVGSDFFMVPCLKEAFGQANIEALYLQTPTLILPTEYQKKIHKSSYCYFTTGYTSEKISESINYLIKQPSSKREKKAKLAHQTVLKNYSFDATKLKFIEIIND
- a CDS encoding O-antigen ligase → MIDLILKDKTYSKNQKNLFLIFLIICWLNFGNYSWLYYTWNGVPTSNPIFAAIRNSRVILPIIIFLYFFQINAWKNKVTKIIKENFFIYLLILVYFFNLIISEEFFSSLVYSIWLLFSVLILHLTVNEVKKDIHLIKLLKYGSFITIILVIPSIPYLFVNNEASFFSSKNYYAYPLVIYIICEFYIFIKSKVINYKLYRWLIMVLLFTAILMSGRRMPLVAALLSLLFYLYTTNKITFFIIAALSFLLVPFLLTSNIFGFTIEDSLTYKRINRVFENEDNLDSSYNERQFVWEYYIKSYKDSPIIGNGYNTSSSNLSRYYSGELEELSYHNSYLQILVESGALGFLFFLFYLFQVFFNFFKNKQYTLLPILITVLIINWVESNFLPGQVLFVLSFSIFALIQKRQ